The following proteins are encoded in a genomic region of Bufo bufo chromosome 11, aBufBuf1.1, whole genome shotgun sequence:
- the GTF2A1 gene encoding transcription initiation factor IIA subunit 1: MATAANANPVPKLYRSVIEDVINDVRELFLDEGVDEQVLVELKTLWENKLMQSKAVDGFHSEEQQLLLQSQQQHQQHHHVQAHPQQPPTSTHQAQTQQVLIPTTHQASQQQVLIPSNDSKLIQHMAPQGMSAAATAATLALPAGVTPVQQLITNSGQLLQVVRTASGAQYIIQQQQPMVLQQQVIPQMQPGGVQAPVIQQVLAPLPGGLSQQTGVIIQPQQILFTGNKTQVIPTTVAAPHPQVPGQLSVANAQQPQQGQQQAPLVLQVDGAGDTSSEEDEEEDEDYDDEEEEDKEKDGEDGQVEEEPLNSEDDVSDEEGQELFDTENVVVCQYDKIHRSKNKWKFHLKDGIMNLNGRDFVFSKAIGDAEW, translated from the exons ATGGCCACCGCGGCCAACGCCAACCCCGTG CCTAAGCTGTACCGTTCGGTCATCGAGGACGTCATCAATGATGTGCGGGAGCTGTTTCTGGACGAGGGTGTAGATGAGCAAGTTCTGGTGGAGCTGAAGACG CTGTGGGAGAACAAACTGATGCAATCCAAGGCGGTGGACGGCTTCCACTCCGAGGAGCAGCAGCTTCTACTCCAGTcccagcagcagcaccagcagcatcaCCATGTGCAGGCGCACCCACAGCAGCCGCCAACCTCCACTCACCAGGCGCAGACACAGCAAGTCCTCATCCCGACCACACACCAAG CTTCACAGCAGCAAGTTCTGATCCCAAGCAACGATTCCAAGCTGATCCAGCACATGGCCCCGCAAGGAATG AGTGCAGCAGCCACAGCGGCTACTTTGGCCCTGCCTGCCGGGGTCACCCCAGTACAGCAGCTCATCACTAACTCTG GACAGCTCCTGCAGGTGGTCAGAACCGCCAGTGGTGCCCAGTATATTATCCAGCAGCAGCAGCCCATGGTCCTTCAGCAGCAAGTCATCCCCCAGATGCAGCCTGGCGGGGTGCAGGCTCCCGTTATCCAGCAG GTTTTGGCACCTCTGCCGGGTGGCCTGTCGCAGCAGACGGGTGTCATCATACAGCCTCAGCAGATCCTCTTCACAGGAAACAAGACCCAGGTCATCCCAACCACCGTCGCTGCCCCTCATCCCCAAGTGCCGGGGCAGCTGTCTGTGGCAAATGCCCAACAGCCCCAGCAGGGGCAGCAGCAGGCGCCTCTCGTCCTGCAGGTTGATGGTGCTGGAGACACCTCTtctgaggaggatgaagaggaggatgaaGATTATGAtgacgaagaggaggaggacaaggaGAAGGATGGAGAAGATGGCCAAGTAGAAGAG GAGCCGTTGAACAGCGAGGACGACGTGAGCGACGAGGAGGGGCAGGAGTTGTTTGACACGGAAAATGTTGTCGTGTGCCAGTATGATAAG aTCCACAGGAGTAAAAACAAGTGGAAGTTTCATCTCAAAGATGGAATCATGAACCTGAATGGTCGTGACTTTGTCTTCTCCAAAGCCATTGGTGACGCTGAGTGGTGA
- the LOC120982317 gene encoding uncharacterized protein LOC120982317, with amino-acid sequence MDQYIAGTVDVSLLSAAILWSNQYKAGTVDVILLSSAILWSHPCTAVDVILLSAAILWSDPCTAGTVAVIRLSAAILWSDQYIAGTVDVFLLSAAILWSDQYIAGTVDVFLLSAAILWSDQYIAGTVDVFLLSAAILWSHPCTAGTVDVILWSDQYIAGTVDVILLSAAILWSHPCTAGTVDVILLSAAILWSHPCTAGTVDVILLSAAILWSHPCTAGTVDVFLLSAAILWSDQYVAGTVDVILLSAAILWSNQYIAGTVDIILLSAAILWSHPCTAGTVDVILLSAATLWSNQYIAGTVDVFLLSAAIIRSDQYIAGTVDVFLLSAAILWSHPCTAGTVDVFLLSAATLWSNQYIAGTVDIILLSTAILWSNQYIAGTVDIILLSAAILWSHPCTAGTVDVILLSAAILWSHPCTAGTVDVFLLSAAILWSDQYVAGTVDVILLSAAILWSN; translated from the exons ATGG ATCAGTATATagcgggcactgtagatgtctccCTGCTCTCTGCCGCCATCCTGTGGTCAAATCAGTATAAAgcaggcactgtagatgtcatccTGCTCTCTTCCGCCATCCTGTGGTCACATCCATGTACAGCAGTAGATGTCATCCTGCTCTCTGCCGCCATCCTGTGGTCAGATCCATGTACAGCGGGCACTGTAGCTGTCATCCGACTCTCTGCCGCCATCCTGTGGTCAGATCAGTATATAGCAGGCACTGTAGATGTCTTCCTGCTCTCTGCCGCCATCCTGTGGTCAGATCAGTATATAGCAGGCACTGTAGATGTCTTCCTGCTCTCTGCCGCCATCCTGTG GTCAGATCAGTATATAGCAGGCACTGTAGATGTCTTCCTGCTCTCTGCCGCCATCCTGTGGTCACATCCATGTACAgcaggcactgtagatgtcatccTGTGGTCAGATCAGTATATAGCAGGCACTGTAGACGTCATCCTGCTCTCTGCCGCCATCCTGTGGTCACATCCATGTACAgcaggcactgtagatgtcatccTGCTCTCTGCCGCCATCCTGTGGTCACATCCATGTACAgcaggcactgtagatgtcatccTGCTCTCTGCCGCCATCCTGTGGTCACATCCATGTACAGCAGGCACTGTAGATGTCTTCCTGCTCTCTGCCGCCATCCTGTGGTCAGATCAGTATGTagcgggcactgtagatgtcatccTGCTCTCTGCCGCCATCCTGTGGTCAAATCAGTATATAGCAGGCACTGTAGATATTATCCTGCTCTCTGCCGCCATCCTGTGGTCACATCCATGTACAgcaggcactgtagatgtcatccTGCTCTCTGCCGCCACCCTGTGGTCAAATCAGTATATAGCAGGCACTGTAGATGTCTTCCTGCTCTCTGCCGCCATCATACGGTCAGATCAGTATATAGCAGGCACTGTAGATGTCTTCCTGCTCTCTGCCGCCATCCTGTGGTCACATCCATGTACAGCAGGCACTGTAGATGTCTTCCTGCTCTCTGCCGCCACCCTGTGGTCAAATCAGTATATAGCAGGCACTGTAGATATTATCCTGCTCTCTACCGCCATCCTGTGGTCAAATCAGTATATAGCAGGCACTGTAGATATTATCCTGCTCTCTGCCGCCATCCTGTGGTCACATCCATGTACAgcaggcactgtagatgtcatccTGCTCTCTGCCGCCATCCTGTGGTCACATCCATGTACAGCAGGCACTGTAGATGTCTTCCTGCTCTCTGCCGCCATCCTGTGGTCAGATCAGTATGTagcgggcactgtagatgtcatccTGCTCTCTGCCGCCATCCTGTGGTCAAATTAG